A window of the Butyricimonas virosa genome harbors these coding sequences:
- a CDS encoding IS256 family transposase has product MEFTPEQITELISEITNGEQGFQGLVKQGLESLMHSERAVHNAEHNDVSNGYRDRRVCYDRKVFELRVPRSRNSNFYPMLLGVLKDQEEEAQKLVSSLYCSGLTTEQVGKIYEQFYGKHYSKSQVSRLLNTAREDVNAWLGRKLEKRYPILYIDATYVLTRRDESVSNEAYYTVLGVKEDRTREVLTVVNFPTESATNWKDVFEDLKERGVAVVDLLVCDGLSGIENTLADTFPKADLQLCTVHLKRNIVNKVKPRDKKQVMEELKQICSPDQWDITPEKAFGVFKEFIQRWQKSYPPLKRYQHDRYRFYFTYFKYEREIRGMIYTTNWIERLNRDYKRVINMRGAMPNPQAVILLMGTVAQNADIYKYPIYNFLESRLFY; this is encoded by the coding sequence ATGGAATTTACACCTGAGCAAATAACGGAACTAATCTCCGAAATAACAAATGGAGAACAAGGATTCCAAGGTCTTGTCAAACAAGGTCTTGAAAGTTTAATGCATAGCGAACGTGCAGTTCATAACGCGGAACATAACGACGTGAGCAACGGTTATCGTGATCGTCGAGTGTGCTATGACCGTAAAGTGTTTGAGCTTCGGGTTCCGCGTAGTCGTAACAGCAATTTTTACCCGATGTTACTAGGTGTGTTGAAAGACCAAGAAGAAGAAGCCCAAAAACTGGTGAGCAGTCTCTATTGTAGCGGTTTAACCACGGAACAGGTGGGTAAAATCTACGAACAGTTTTACGGGAAGCATTACAGTAAAAGTCAGGTAAGTCGCCTCTTGAACACGGCCCGTGAAGATGTAAACGCGTGGCTGGGGCGTAAACTTGAGAAGCGTTACCCCATTCTTTATATCGATGCCACGTATGTCCTCACCCGGCGGGACGAGTCCGTGAGCAATGAAGCCTATTACACGGTTTTGGGAGTGAAAGAAGACCGCACAAGGGAAGTTTTAACCGTGGTAAACTTTCCCACGGAAAGCGCGACCAATTGGAAGGATGTTTTTGAAGATCTCAAAGAAAGAGGTGTAGCCGTGGTGGACCTGTTGGTATGTGACGGGTTATCCGGTATTGAAAACACGCTGGCCGATACTTTTCCAAAAGCGGATCTGCAGTTGTGTACCGTTCATCTGAAAAGGAATATCGTGAATAAAGTCAAGCCAAGGGATAAGAAACAGGTTATGGAGGAACTCAAACAAATCTGCTCTCCTGACCAATGGGACATTACCCCGGAAAAGGCATTCGGTGTATTTAAGGAGTTCATACAAAGGTGGCAAAAGAGTTACCCGCCTTTAAAGAGATACCAGCACGACAGGTACAGGTTTTATTTTACATACTTCAAATATGAAAGGGAAATCAGGGGAATGATTTATACCACGAACTGGATCGAAAGACTGAACAGGGATTATAAGAGGGTTATTAACATGAGAGGGGCCATGCCGAATCCACAGGCCGTCATTCTACTGATGGGGACCGTGGCTCAAAACGCGGATATTTATAAATACCCTATTTATAATTTTTTAGAATCAAGATTATTTTATTAA
- a CDS encoding HU family DNA-binding protein yields MDKRKIVKIVAQKNGMSQKDVTMVFDEIFSTMLEGLKEEGHVGLSGFGSFNVKKCAVRHRYVLSTQKVVLYPENKKVIFRVAKQFKFKADGVEEE; encoded by the coding sequence ATGGACAAGAGAAAAATAGTTAAAATTGTGGCTCAAAAAAATGGCATGTCACAAAAAGATGTGACAATGGTATTTGATGAAATTTTCAGTACAATGTTAGAAGGGCTAAAAGAGGAAGGGCATGTGGGGTTATCGGGCTTTGGATCTTTCAACGTGAAAAAATGTGCTGTTCGTCATCGATATGTTCTTTCAACCCAAAAAGTTGTTTTGTACCCCGAAAATAAAAAAGTTATTTTTAGGGTGGCAAAACAATTTAAGTTTAAGGCAGATGGAGTAGAAGAGGAGTAA
- a CDS encoding transposase: MDNYPISGKSLEKFYHVNGDLLVQQYKKHLSDYSSWEPRSHADKWLLFPGNLGPRLSIDESSLSRGELYTIVTNKDGHGGKGTLVAIIEGVKAVEVSRILRKLPRQARHRVLEITLDMSSTMHAIARECFPNAEQVIDRFHVQKLACDALQELRIEHRWEAINEETNEMENARLEGRKYRARKFRNGETRKEILFRSRLLLFKDPAAWNVKQRKRASVLFELYPDIQKAFALVQRLRRIYSSCKSVAGARLKLALWYNQVNEAGFHSFNSVAASVFAHSTRILNFFNNRSTNASAESFNAKLKDFRAQFWGVLDIKFFLFRVAKIFA; the protein is encoded by the coding sequence TTGGATAATTACCCGATCAGCGGCAAGAGCCTGGAGAAGTTCTATCACGTCAACGGGGACTTACTGGTACAGCAATACAAGAAACATTTAAGCGATTACTCGTCGTGGGAACCACGCTCCCACGCTGACAAGTGGTTGCTCTTCCCGGGGAACCTGGGCCCTCGCTTGAGTATCGACGAGAGCTCCCTTTCTCGTGGCGAGTTATACACGATCGTTACCAACAAGGACGGTCACGGCGGCAAGGGAACCCTCGTTGCCATCATCGAGGGTGTAAAGGCCGTGGAGGTATCCAGAATCTTGAGGAAGCTCCCCCGTCAAGCCCGCCACCGGGTGCTGGAGATTACTCTTGACATGTCCAGCACCATGCACGCTATCGCCCGGGAATGCTTTCCAAACGCGGAACAGGTTATCGATCGCTTTCACGTGCAGAAGCTTGCCTGTGACGCCTTGCAAGAGTTAAGGATCGAGCACCGCTGGGAGGCGATTAACGAGGAAACCAACGAGATGGAAAACGCCCGGCTGGAGGGAAGGAAGTACAGGGCGAGAAAATTCCGTAACGGGGAAACCAGGAAAGAGATACTGTTCCGTTCCAGGTTGTTATTGTTTAAAGACCCGGCGGCCTGGAACGTGAAACAAAGAAAGAGGGCTTCCGTGCTTTTCGAGTTGTATCCCGACATCCAAAAGGCGTTCGCCCTGGTACAGAGGTTGAGAAGAATCTATTCCTCGTGCAAGTCCGTGGCGGGTGCCAGGCTCAAACTCGCCTTGTGGTACAATCAAGTCAACGAGGCTGGCTTTCATTCTTTCAATTCCGTGGCCGCTTCCGTGTTCGCGCACTCGACCAGGATATTGAACTTTTTCAACAACAGGAGTACCAACGCTTCCGCCGAGTCTTTCAACGCCAAGCTCAAAGACTTCAGGGCTCAATTCTGGGGCGTGCTTGACATTAAATTTTTTCTCTTTAGAGTCGCTAAGATTTTTGCATGA
- a CDS encoding IMPACT family protein: MEEDKYRTVNAIAEGLYKEKGSRFISFIYPVKSEEEIKDIVTGLKMKYYDARHHCYAYCLGANRERFRANDDGEPSSTAGKPILGQIISNDLSNVLIVVIRYFGGIKLGVSGLIQAYKEAAADAINHAEVVERTVDEVIHVRFTYVVMNDVMKVLKEEEPDILSRNFEMECEITLSIRQKDMPRLRERLLKIESLSIEE; encoded by the coding sequence ATGGAGGAGGATAAATATAGAACTGTAAATGCGATTGCCGAAGGCCTGTACAAGGAAAAAGGCAGTCGTTTTATTTCTTTTATTTATCCCGTGAAATCCGAAGAAGAGATTAAAGATATTGTTACCGGGCTTAAGATGAAATATTATGATGCCCGACACCATTGTTATGCTTATTGCCTAGGAGCAAACCGGGAGCGCTTCCGGGCGAATGATGACGGGGAACCTTCTTCTACGGCGGGTAAACCTATCCTCGGGCAAATTATTTCCAATGACTTGTCCAACGTGCTTATCGTGGTGATCCGATATTTCGGGGGAATTAAGTTAGGGGTCTCCGGTTTGATACAAGCCTATAAAGAAGCTGCCGCTGATGCGATCAATCATGCCGAGGTCGTGGAGCGTACCGTAGATGAAGTTATTCACGTGCGTTTTACTTATGTCGTGATGAATGACGTGATGAAAGTGTTGAAAGAAGAAGAACCGGACATTTTATCCCGAAATTTTGAGATGGAATGTGAGATAACTTTGTCTATCAGGCAGAAAGATATGCCTCGTCTTAGGGAACGTTTGTTGAAGATCGAGTCTTTGAGTATCGAAGAATAG
- a CDS encoding M16 family metallopeptidase, with product MAKKLLIVCALLALISTNLFAQYDMKAPLPMDPNVRIGKLANGLTYYIRHNAEPKERASFYIIQNVGAILENDDQNGLAHFLEHMAFNGTKHFPGRKGITDMLEKHGVEFGRNVNAYTAQDETVYNISEVPTTNPGLLDTCLLVLHDWSHYLLLVDEEIDGERGVISEEWRTRRNAGFRVRNQIMPVLLKDSKYAQRDVIGDLNIIKNFKYQTLRDYYHKWYRPDLQAIAVVGDFDVDQMEKKVKELFSKIPTPVNPAKRENFTVNPHDEIYFVCATDKELTQSSVSVYIKYPAPTKEEKNHQYMKNGILQSFYNTMLGQRVSELLQKGNPPFISAQAGFGGNIVRGWNTYIISTTAKPNEEAGALEAIYRENERVKKFGFTEGELERAKTNMLVGLESAYKQKDKTTSEDYIGEMQSNFLEGEPIVDFDYYYNFAKNIIPTITVDEVSALAKQYLNRKNMVIVVQGPSEGVKHITKEEAIATLDKVENANLEPYKDQSAEAALITEDLKGSKIISTKKLPQFDAEEWVLENGAKVVFRKADYEKDQVQVASYSKGGTSLYDVDKLASAMVTDQFIGAYGLGDYDAITLRKLLTGKQAQAGVSISGLSESVGGASTPNDFETLMQLIYLRFEKPRFDKEVHQTMMQRNYAAIENSANNPQKIMQDSVSMIMSNYSPRTLSFGKDFLDKVSIEQIEEIYRDRIKDISDFTFFIVGNIDAETVKPLVEKYLGSVKSYNRKENWIDRKVRGPKGKTEKVIELELTTPKSTVITNFSKEMKTSIHDNLCLNILRGVMDQRYLTNIREKEGGTYGVGVQAGSSKEPYESYSMTMSFDCDPDKAEHLKSLIYAEIDKLMKEGPTQEEIDKVTTILKKNNEQSKPHNAYWMSAIQTYYLRGIDVTDPKNFDNIIDKITTKDVKKFTQKLFKGANVVDMIFQPKSK from the coding sequence ATGGCAAAAAAATTATTAATCGTGTGTGCTTTATTGGCATTGATCAGCACAAACCTGTTCGCCCAATATGACATGAAGGCACCACTTCCCATGGATCCGAACGTTCGCATCGGGAAACTAGCTAATGGATTGACTTATTACATCCGCCATAACGCGGAACCCAAAGAAAGAGCAAGTTTTTACATCATCCAAAACGTAGGAGCAATTTTGGAAAATGACGATCAAAACGGTTTGGCTCACTTTTTGGAACATATGGCATTTAACGGGACAAAACACTTCCCAGGCAGAAAAGGCATCACCGATATGTTGGAAAAACATGGTGTTGAATTCGGAAGAAATGTAAATGCTTACACGGCACAAGACGAAACTGTTTACAACATCAGTGAAGTTCCCACAACCAATCCCGGCTTATTAGATACTTGTTTACTTGTACTTCACGATTGGTCTCACTACCTTCTATTAGTTGATGAAGAGATCGACGGGGAAAGAGGGGTCATTTCCGAAGAATGGAGAACCAGAAGAAACGCCGGCTTCCGCGTTCGCAACCAAATCATGCCGGTACTATTAAAGGATTCCAAATACGCCCAAAGAGATGTTATCGGGGATTTGAATATCATCAAAAATTTCAAATATCAGACTCTCCGTGATTACTATCACAAATGGTATCGTCCGGACTTGCAAGCTATCGCTGTTGTCGGAGATTTTGATGTTGACCAGATGGAGAAAAAAGTAAAAGAATTATTCTCTAAAATCCCAACCCCGGTAAACCCGGCCAAGAGAGAAAATTTCACGGTAAATCCTCACGATGAAATTTATTTCGTATGTGCAACTGACAAAGAGTTAACCCAATCTTCCGTTAGCGTATACATTAAATACCCGGCTCCGACCAAAGAAGAAAAGAATCACCAATACATGAAAAACGGTATTCTTCAATCTTTCTATAACACAATGTTAGGACAACGTGTTTCTGAATTACTTCAGAAAGGCAACCCTCCTTTCATCTCTGCCCAAGCAGGATTCGGTGGTAATATTGTAAGAGGCTGGAACACCTATATTATTTCGACTACCGCGAAACCCAATGAAGAAGCAGGAGCATTAGAAGCTATTTATCGTGAAAATGAAAGAGTAAAAAAATTCGGTTTCACGGAAGGTGAGCTTGAAAGAGCAAAAACCAATATGTTAGTAGGATTAGAATCCGCTTACAAACAAAAAGACAAAACAACTTCCGAAGACTATATCGGTGAAATGCAATCTAACTTCCTAGAAGGAGAACCGATCGTTGACTTTGATTATTACTACAATTTTGCTAAAAACATTATCCCCACCATTACAGTAGATGAAGTTTCAGCTTTAGCAAAACAATACCTTAACCGGAAAAATATGGTAATCGTGGTGCAAGGTCCGTCCGAAGGAGTTAAACACATCACGAAAGAAGAGGCTATTGCCACTTTGGATAAAGTTGAAAACGCTAACTTAGAACCTTACAAAGATCAGTCTGCAGAAGCTGCCTTGATCACGGAAGACTTGAAAGGTTCCAAGATCATCTCTACCAAAAAATTACCACAATTCGATGCAGAAGAATGGGTATTAGAAAATGGAGCAAAGGTTGTATTCCGCAAAGCAGATTACGAAAAAGACCAAGTACAAGTCGCTTCTTACAGTAAAGGTGGTACCTCATTATACGATGTCGACAAACTGGCTTCAGCCATGGTTACCGATCAATTTATCGGAGCTTACGGTTTAGGCGATTATGACGCTATTACCTTAAGAAAATTACTGACTGGCAAACAAGCACAAGCAGGTGTTAGTATCAGTGGACTTTCCGAATCCGTTGGCGGAGCATCTACCCCGAATGATTTCGAAACTTTAATGCAATTGATTTACCTGCGTTTCGAGAAACCTCGTTTCGACAAAGAGGTTCACCAAACCATGATGCAACGTAACTACGCCGCTATCGAGAATTCTGCTAATAATCCTCAAAAGATTATGCAAGACTCTGTAAGCATGATTATGAGTAATTATAGCCCGAGAACATTATCATTTGGAAAAGATTTCTTGGATAAGGTCAGCATTGAACAAATCGAAGAGATTTACCGTGATCGTATTAAAGATATCAGTGACTTCACCTTCTTCATCGTAGGTAATATTGATGCAGAAACTGTTAAACCGCTAGTTGAAAAATACTTGGGATCTGTAAAATCTTATAACCGGAAAGAAAACTGGATCGACCGGAAAGTAAGAGGACCGAAAGGAAAGACTGAAAAAGTCATCGAACTAGAATTAACAACTCCGAAATCAACCGTTATCACCAACTTCTCCAAAGAAATGAAAACAAGCATTCATGACAATCTTTGCTTAAACATCTTAAGGGGAGTTATGGATCAAAGGTACTTAACTAACATTCGCGAAAAAGAAGGAGGAACCTATGGTGTCGGTGTTCAAGCTGGCTCTTCTAAAGAACCGTATGAAAGCTACAGCATGACCATGAGCTTTGATTGCGATCCGGATAAAGCAGAACACTTGAAATCATTAATCTATGCCGAAATCGACAAATTAATGAAGGAAGGTCCGACCCAAGAAGAGATCGACAAGGTAACTACTATCCTGAAGAAAAATAATGAACAAAGCAAACCTCACAATGCATATTGGATGAGTGCAATTCAAACTTATTATCTTCGTGGAATTGATGTTACCGACCCGAAAAACTTCGATAATATTATTGACAAGATCACAACAAAAGACGTGAAGAAATTCACCCAAAAATTATTCAAGGGAGCCAATGTTGTTGATATGATCTTCCAACCGAAATCAAAATAA
- a CDS encoding mechanosensitive ion channel family protein: MMLLKIDINKWFSWLNLGIKDPSTASAVEVLLQIAVICLIAFLFTFFLRKGITRVIGGMVRRTKTKWDDIFFEERVFQKIFNLIPPIFIDFAFKIVYGKWQHIELFHRFIVAWILVVAGFVIVAVLDAINRIYDSYPIAKDRPIKVFVQVIKIFVISAIIITIVSEFIGESPRNLLVGLGAFAAVLMLIFKDAILGFVAGVQLLANQMVRIGDWIVMPSNNANGTVLEINLYTVKVQNWDMTITTIPTYQLVSASFTNWRGMEEAAGRRIMRYINIDMLSVHFLSDEEIDTLRKSNVLKGYIEDMLPKLNEQNKGKSDVLDERRLTNLGIFRQYAVRKLEANPDLNMGMTYMVRQLQPTATGIPLEVYCFSRKQEWVAYEKVQADIFDHLLAVIPYFNLRIYQYPEIIKTTN; encoded by the coding sequence ATGATGCTGTTGAAAATAGATATAAACAAATGGTTTTCTTGGTTGAATTTGGGGATTAAAGACCCTTCCACGGCCTCGGCGGTAGAGGTCCTCTTGCAGATTGCGGTAATTTGTCTGATTGCTTTTTTATTTACATTTTTTCTGCGTAAAGGGATAACCCGGGTGATCGGGGGAATGGTGCGTCGAACGAAAACCAAATGGGATGATATTTTTTTCGAGGAGCGTGTTTTTCAGAAAATATTTAATCTGATACCGCCTATATTTATAGATTTTGCTTTTAAAATCGTGTACGGGAAATGGCAACATATAGAACTTTTTCATCGGTTTATCGTGGCTTGGATACTCGTGGTTGCCGGTTTCGTGATTGTTGCCGTGCTGGATGCGATAAACCGAATCTACGACTCGTACCCGATAGCGAAAGATCGTCCGATAAAAGTTTTCGTGCAGGTGATTAAAATTTTCGTGATTTCAGCTATTATCATAACAATTGTCAGCGAGTTTATCGGGGAGTCCCCTCGTAATTTACTGGTCGGGTTGGGGGCGTTTGCTGCGGTTTTAATGTTGATATTCAAAGATGCGATATTAGGTTTTGTGGCCGGAGTTCAATTACTGGCCAATCAGATGGTGCGTATCGGGGACTGGATCGTGATGCCGAGCAATAATGCCAACGGGACGGTGTTGGAGATCAACTTGTATACAGTGAAAGTACAAAACTGGGATATGACGATCACGACGATTCCCACCTATCAGTTAGTGTCCGCTTCTTTCACGAACTGGCGGGGAATGGAGGAGGCTGCCGGTCGTCGGATCATGCGTTATATTAATATAGATATGCTCTCTGTTCATTTCCTTTCGGATGAGGAAATCGATACTTTACGGAAATCGAATGTCTTGAAAGGGTATATTGAAGATATGTTGCCGAAGTTAAACGAGCAGAATAAAGGAAAATCTGACGTGTTGGACGAGAGAAGGTTGACTAATTTAGGCATATTCCGGCAATATGCGGTACGTAAGCTGGAGGCAAACCCGGATCTAAATATGGGTATGACATACATGGTTAGGCAATTACAACCGACAGCAACAGGCATTCCCTTAGAGGTGTATTGTTTCTCCCGAAAACAAGAGTGGGTGGCGTATGAAAAGGTGCAGGCCGACATATTCGATCACCTGTTAGCCGTGATTCCTTATTTTAATTTGCGAATCTATCAATACCCGGAGATTATCAAAACCACGAATTGA
- a CDS encoding MlaD family protein: protein MKIRREAKLALTALAAVFILIWGINFLKGSSLFESKSTFYGVYDSVEGLKVSSGVIYRGYQVGQVISIQFTGERFDRVLVKFSVDKGLELPSNTLAMIQSADLMGSKVVALVPGDSHVFAVSGDTLRSQVERGLMEQVSQQMLPLKQKAERLLGSLDSVLLIVQGLFNEETKKNLSNSFGSIDRTLRNLEGASGNLDTLIQGESARISSILQDVNSITGNLRNNNEEISNILGNVSAISDSLRQASLHQTLMSLDYILATTDSIMNKINRGEGTIGALLNDNDLYYNLNQVSENLNRLLVEFRYNPKRFINLSLIDFSSGKNALEEYGVVIFESLERLDINSELYMQNPGLKEVKYKDKYLYIIDSYKKLKPAQRKLDDVIKRYNDAYIVKIDFI, encoded by the coding sequence ATGAAAATAAGAAGAGAAGCGAAATTAGCCTTGACCGCATTGGCTGCGGTTTTTATCTTGATTTGGGGAATAAATTTCTTGAAAGGTTCGTCCTTGTTTGAATCCAAAAGTACATTTTATGGCGTGTATGATAGTGTAGAAGGGTTGAAAGTGTCTAGTGGCGTTATTTACCGGGGATATCAGGTTGGACAAGTAATTTCGATTCAGTTTACGGGAGAACGGTTCGATCGGGTACTCGTGAAGTTCTCGGTGGATAAAGGGTTGGAGCTGCCATCAAACACGTTGGCCATGATTCAGAGTGCTGATTTAATGGGGTCAAAAGTTGTTGCTTTAGTACCGGGAGATTCCCACGTGTTTGCGGTAAGTGGGGATACCTTGCGGTCCCAGGTGGAGCGTGGGCTTATGGAACAGGTGAGCCAGCAAATGTTGCCATTGAAACAGAAAGCCGAGCGTTTGCTGGGATCATTGGATTCCGTGCTGTTAATAGTTCAAGGGTTGTTTAATGAGGAAACAAAAAAGAATTTAAGTAATAGTTTCGGAAGTATTGATCGAACGTTACGTAATTTGGAGGGAGCCTCGGGAAATTTGGATACCTTAATACAAGGGGAGTCTGCGAGAATCAGTTCTATCTTGCAGGATGTAAATAGCATCACGGGTAATTTGAGAAATAATAACGAAGAGATTTCTAATATTTTGGGTAATGTATCTGCGATAAGCGATTCTTTACGACAAGCAAGTTTACACCAGACGTTGATGAGCTTGGATTATATTTTGGCTACAACCGATTCAATAATGAATAAAATAAATAGAGGAGAGGGAACGATAGGTGCTCTTTTAAATGATAATGATCTCTATTATAATTTGAATCAAGTGAGTGAAAATTTGAATCGTTTATTAGTTGAGTTTAGGTATAATCCGAAACGCTTTATAAATCTTTCTCTGATTGATTTTTCTTCAGGGAAAAATGCTCTTGAAGAATATGGCGTGGTGATTTTCGAGTCTTTAGAACGATTGGATATTAATTCTGAGTTGTATATGCAAAATCCTGGATTGAAGGAGGTTAAGTATAAGGATAAATATCTTTACATCATTGATAGCTACAAAAAATTGAAACCTGCCCAAAGGAAATTAGACGATGTTATAAAGCGTTATAATGATGCTTATATTGTTAAAATTGACTTTATTTGA
- the dnaA gene encoding chromosomal replication initiator protein DnaA codes for MKRDCKSVWSECLDLIKEQVLPRTFKTWFAPIRALSFKDDVLTIQVPSQYVYECLEEHFVDILRKAVRTAIGPNAKLEYSVVVEESHPRDPLSVTMPSNNMKKVEPNTVYVNGKPDRVAPKNPFERNNNRLQIDPQLNPSYTLDSYIEGSCNRLAKSAAVAIAQNPGGTAFNPLLIYGGSGLGKTHLAQAIGMEVKQNYPNKVVLYVTTNVFQTQFTEAVRKNEINDFLHFYQLIDVLILDDIHELAGKTATQNTFFHIFNHLHQSGKQLILTSDRSPAELSGLEERLLSRFRWGLSAEIKAPDFETRMEIARFKAHKDGIDFSDEVLEYICKYVSNNVRELEGAMISLLAQATFNHKDLTVDVVKDILGKMVKNQKVELTVEHIQQVICNHFNMAPEMLQEKTRKREVVQARQLAMYFSKTYTNASLAYIGKQIGKKDHTTVLYACKAVTDLMETDRAFKAQVEELQKKLYCRN; via the coding sequence ATGAAAAGGGATTGTAAAAGTGTTTGGTCGGAATGTCTAGACTTGATCAAGGAGCAGGTGTTACCAAGAACGTTTAAAACTTGGTTTGCACCGATTCGTGCATTGAGTTTCAAAGATGATGTGTTGACAATTCAAGTGCCGAGTCAATATGTTTATGAATGTTTGGAAGAGCATTTTGTGGATATATTGAGAAAGGCTGTTCGTACCGCTATTGGTCCGAATGCAAAACTTGAATATTCGGTTGTAGTAGAAGAGAGCCATCCTCGTGACCCTCTTTCTGTAACGATGCCTTCCAATAACATGAAAAAGGTGGAACCAAACACGGTATACGTGAATGGTAAACCGGATCGTGTTGCCCCTAAAAATCCTTTTGAGCGTAATAATAATCGTTTGCAGATAGACCCTCAATTGAATCCTTCCTACACGTTGGACAGTTATATCGAGGGAAGTTGTAATCGTTTGGCAAAGTCTGCTGCCGTGGCTATTGCACAAAATCCGGGAGGTACGGCTTTTAATCCCTTGCTAATATATGGTGGGTCCGGATTGGGGAAAACTCATTTGGCTCAAGCTATCGGTATGGAGGTAAAACAAAATTATCCCAACAAGGTCGTGTTGTACGTGACCACGAATGTTTTCCAGACTCAATTTACGGAGGCCGTACGCAAAAATGAGATAAATGATTTCTTACATTTCTATCAGTTAATTGACGTGTTGATTTTGGATGATATTCATGAGTTGGCCGGTAAGACTGCCACGCAAAATACATTCTTCCATATATTTAATCACTTGCATCAATCGGGAAAACAATTGATTTTGACATCTGATCGTTCACCGGCTGAATTGAGTGGTTTGGAAGAACGTTTACTTTCCCGTTTCCGTTGGGGATTGTCTGCCGAAATAAAAGCTCCTGATTTTGAAACTCGTATGGAAATTGCTCGTTTTAAGGCGCATAAAGATGGTATTGACTTCTCGGATGAGGTATTGGAATATATCTGTAAATATGTAAGTAATAACGTGCGGGAATTGGAAGGAGCAATGATTTCTTTACTGGCTCAGGCTACATTTAACCATAAAGATCTGACAGTTGATGTGGTGAAGGATATTTTGGGTAAAATGGTGAAGAATCAGAAAGTTGAGTTGACCGTGGAACATATTCAGCAGGTTATTTGTAATCATTTTAACATGGCTCCCGAAATGTTACAGGAGAAGACGAGAAAGCGGGAAGTTGTTCAGGCTCGTCAGTTGGCCATGTATTTCAGCAAGACTTACACGAATGCATCGTTGGCATACATCGGTAAACAAATTGGTAAGAAGGACCACACAACCGTGTTGTATGCTTGTAAGGCTGTTACTGATTTGATGGAGACCGATCGTGCTTTTAAGGCTCAAGTGGAGGAACTCCAAAAGAAACTTTATTGCCGTAACTAA